The Pieris brassicae chromosome 6, ilPieBrab1.1, whole genome shotgun sequence genome window below encodes:
- the LOC123711339 gene encoding transcriptional activator protein Pur-alpha isoform X2 produces the protein MSDIGSGDEGISSQKYHGQGMDAGGNNFDSGQQPQEQELATKMLQIQSKRFYLDVKQNRRGRFIKVAEIGADGRRSQIFLAMSTAAEFRDHLSSFSDYYSSLGPPNPENVPDDGKLKSEMMLKDNRRYYLDLKENSRGRFLRVSQTITRGGPRSQIALPAQGMIEFRDALTDLLDDFGTDDGGYKGELPEGRHLRVDNKNFYFDIGQNNRGIYMKVSEVKSNFRTAITVPEKCWSRFRDIMAEYCDKMGRAQLSPPTHQGGSGSGARAGSAQPAREMDTFGGNGASRI, from the exons AATATCATGGTCAAGGCATGGATGCAGGCGGGAACAACTTTGACTCCG GTCAACAGCCACAGGAGCAGGAGTTGGCGACGAAAATGCTGCAGATCCAATCCAAACGATTCTACCTCGACGTGAAACAAAACCGGAGGGGACGATTCATCAAAGTTGCTGAG ATCGGTGCAGATGGACGTCGTAGCCAGATATTTCTGGCAATGTCGACGGCTGCCGAGTTCCGCGACCACCTCTCAAGCTTCAGCGACTATTACTCGTCCCTTGGCCCGCCAAATCCTGAAAATGTGCCTGATGATGGGAAACTCAAGTCCGAGATGATGTTAAAG GACAACAGGAGATACTATTTAGACCTTAAAGAGAATTCTCGCGGGCGTTTCCTACGCGTTTCTCAGACGATCACACGCGGTGGACCGCGCAGTCAGATCGCGTTGCCTGCTCAGGGAATGATCGAGTTTCGTGATGCCTTGACTGATTTATTGGATGATTTTGGCACTGATGATGGGGG GTACAAAGGCGAGCTCCCGGAAGGGCGCCACCTCCGCGTTGACAATAAGAATTTCTACTTCGACATCGGACAGAACAATCGCGGGATATACATGAAAGTCAGCGAG GTGAAAAGCAATTTCCGTACAGCGATCACGGTGCCAGAGAAGTGTTGGTCTCGTTTCCGGGACATCATGGCCGAATACTGTGATAAGATGGGACGAGCGCAACTCTCCCCGCCTACGCACCAG GGCGGCAGTGGATCTGGAGCTAGAGCCGGCAGTGCGCAGCCTGCACGGGAAAtg GACACATTTGGCGGAAATGGCGCGAGTCGGATTTGA
- the LOC123711339 gene encoding transcriptional activator protein Pur-alpha isoform X1: MSDIGSGDEGISSQKYHGQGMDAGGNNFDSGQQPQEQELATKMLQIQSKRFYLDVKQNRRGRFIKVAEIGADGRRSQIFLAMSTAAEFRDHLSSFSDYYSSLGPPNPENVPDDGKLKSEMMLKDNRRYYLDLKENSRGRFLRVSQTITRGGPRSQIALPAQGMIEFRDALTDLLDDFGTDDGGYKGELPEGRHLRVDNKNFYFDIGQNNRGIYMKVSEVVPSLQVKSNFRTAITVPEKCWSRFRDIMAEYCDKMGRAQLSPPTHQGGSGSGARAGSAQPAREMDTFGGNGASRI; the protein is encoded by the exons AATATCATGGTCAAGGCATGGATGCAGGCGGGAACAACTTTGACTCCG GTCAACAGCCACAGGAGCAGGAGTTGGCGACGAAAATGCTGCAGATCCAATCCAAACGATTCTACCTCGACGTGAAACAAAACCGGAGGGGACGATTCATCAAAGTTGCTGAG ATCGGTGCAGATGGACGTCGTAGCCAGATATTTCTGGCAATGTCGACGGCTGCCGAGTTCCGCGACCACCTCTCAAGCTTCAGCGACTATTACTCGTCCCTTGGCCCGCCAAATCCTGAAAATGTGCCTGATGATGGGAAACTCAAGTCCGAGATGATGTTAAAG GACAACAGGAGATACTATTTAGACCTTAAAGAGAATTCTCGCGGGCGTTTCCTACGCGTTTCTCAGACGATCACACGCGGTGGACCGCGCAGTCAGATCGCGTTGCCTGCTCAGGGAATGATCGAGTTTCGTGATGCCTTGACTGATTTATTGGATGATTTTGGCACTGATGATGGGGG GTACAAAGGCGAGCTCCCGGAAGGGCGCCACCTCCGCGTTGACAATAAGAATTTCTACTTCGACATCGGACAGAACAATCGCGGGATATACATGAAAGTCAGCGAGGTTGTACCTTCGTTGCAA GTGAAAAGCAATTTCCGTACAGCGATCACGGTGCCAGAGAAGTGTTGGTCTCGTTTCCGGGACATCATGGCCGAATACTGTGATAAGATGGGACGAGCGCAACTCTCCCCGCCTACGCACCAG GGCGGCAGTGGATCTGGAGCTAGAGCCGGCAGTGCGCAGCCTGCACGGGAAAtg GACACATTTGGCGGAAATGGCGCGAGTCGGATTTGA
- the LOC123711339 gene encoding transcriptional activator protein Pur-beta isoform X3, with the protein MAEYHGQGMDAGGNNFDSGQQPQEQELATKMLQIQSKRFYLDVKQNRRGRFIKVAEIGADGRRSQIFLAMSTAAEFRDHLSSFSDYYSSLGPPNPENVPDDGKLKSEMMLKDNRRYYLDLKENSRGRFLRVSQTITRGGPRSQIALPAQGMIEFRDALTDLLDDFGTDDGGYKGELPEGRHLRVDNKNFYFDIGQNNRGIYMKVSEVVPSLQVKSNFRTAITVPEKCWSRFRDIMAEYCDKMGRAQLSPPTHQGGSGSGARAGSAQPAREMDTFGGNGASRI; encoded by the exons AATATCATGGTCAAGGCATGGATGCAGGCGGGAACAACTTTGACTCCG GTCAACAGCCACAGGAGCAGGAGTTGGCGACGAAAATGCTGCAGATCCAATCCAAACGATTCTACCTCGACGTGAAACAAAACCGGAGGGGACGATTCATCAAAGTTGCTGAG ATCGGTGCAGATGGACGTCGTAGCCAGATATTTCTGGCAATGTCGACGGCTGCCGAGTTCCGCGACCACCTCTCAAGCTTCAGCGACTATTACTCGTCCCTTGGCCCGCCAAATCCTGAAAATGTGCCTGATGATGGGAAACTCAAGTCCGAGATGATGTTAAAG GACAACAGGAGATACTATTTAGACCTTAAAGAGAATTCTCGCGGGCGTTTCCTACGCGTTTCTCAGACGATCACACGCGGTGGACCGCGCAGTCAGATCGCGTTGCCTGCTCAGGGAATGATCGAGTTTCGTGATGCCTTGACTGATTTATTGGATGATTTTGGCACTGATGATGGGGG GTACAAAGGCGAGCTCCCGGAAGGGCGCCACCTCCGCGTTGACAATAAGAATTTCTACTTCGACATCGGACAGAACAATCGCGGGATATACATGAAAGTCAGCGAGGTTGTACCTTCGTTGCAA GTGAAAAGCAATTTCCGTACAGCGATCACGGTGCCAGAGAAGTGTTGGTCTCGTTTCCGGGACATCATGGCCGAATACTGTGATAAGATGGGACGAGCGCAACTCTCCCCGCCTACGCACCAG GGCGGCAGTGGATCTGGAGCTAGAGCCGGCAGTGCGCAGCCTGCACGGGAAAtg GACACATTTGGCGGAAATGGCGCGAGTCGGATTTGA
- the LOC123711339 gene encoding transcriptional activator protein Pur-beta isoform X4, with product MDAGGNNFDSGQQPQEQELATKMLQIQSKRFYLDVKQNRRGRFIKVAEIGADGRRSQIFLAMSTAAEFRDHLSSFSDYYSSLGPPNPENVPDDGKLKSEMMLKDNRRYYLDLKENSRGRFLRVSQTITRGGPRSQIALPAQGMIEFRDALTDLLDDFGTDDGGYKGELPEGRHLRVDNKNFYFDIGQNNRGIYMKVSEVVPSLQVKSNFRTAITVPEKCWSRFRDIMAEYCDKMGRAQLSPPTHQGGSGSGARAGSAQPAREMDTFGGNGASRI from the exons ATGGATGCAGGCGGGAACAACTTTGACTCCG GTCAACAGCCACAGGAGCAGGAGTTGGCGACGAAAATGCTGCAGATCCAATCCAAACGATTCTACCTCGACGTGAAACAAAACCGGAGGGGACGATTCATCAAAGTTGCTGAG ATCGGTGCAGATGGACGTCGTAGCCAGATATTTCTGGCAATGTCGACGGCTGCCGAGTTCCGCGACCACCTCTCAAGCTTCAGCGACTATTACTCGTCCCTTGGCCCGCCAAATCCTGAAAATGTGCCTGATGATGGGAAACTCAAGTCCGAGATGATGTTAAAG GACAACAGGAGATACTATTTAGACCTTAAAGAGAATTCTCGCGGGCGTTTCCTACGCGTTTCTCAGACGATCACACGCGGTGGACCGCGCAGTCAGATCGCGTTGCCTGCTCAGGGAATGATCGAGTTTCGTGATGCCTTGACTGATTTATTGGATGATTTTGGCACTGATGATGGGGG GTACAAAGGCGAGCTCCCGGAAGGGCGCCACCTCCGCGTTGACAATAAGAATTTCTACTTCGACATCGGACAGAACAATCGCGGGATATACATGAAAGTCAGCGAGGTTGTACCTTCGTTGCAA GTGAAAAGCAATTTCCGTACAGCGATCACGGTGCCAGAGAAGTGTTGGTCTCGTTTCCGGGACATCATGGCCGAATACTGTGATAAGATGGGACGAGCGCAACTCTCCCCGCCTACGCACCAG GGCGGCAGTGGATCTGGAGCTAGAGCCGGCAGTGCGCAGCCTGCACGGGAAAtg GACACATTTGGCGGAAATGGCGCGAGTCGGATTTGA